The following coding sequences are from one Bacillaceae bacterium S4-13-56 window:
- a CDS encoding PFL family protein produces MSIAFSEIQETIRMVQMESLDIRTVTMGISLRDCADSNFEKMNSRVYEKITSYAGHLKEVAEQVEKEFGIPIINKRISITPVAEILGNATVEEAITLAKTLDRAARDLGVDFIGGYSALVHKGTTKGDQTLLEALPEALAVTERVCSSISVATTKTGINMDAVRQLGEIIKEAAEKTKDQNGIACAKLVVFCNPVEDNPFMAGAFHGSGEGEVVLNVGVSGPGVVLSALKRYPDADLGQVADVIKKTAFKITRAGELMGRVVAERLDVPFGIMDLSLAPTNATNDSVAEILEEIGLERVGTHGTIAALALMNDAVKKGGAMASSYVGGLSGAFIPVSEDNGMIQGIIDEALTLSKLEAMTCVCSVGLDMIALTGEVTAETLSAIIADEAAIGMINKKTTAVRVIPVPGKKEGDMVEFGGLLGRAPVMGVNPYSSAKMIHRGGRIPAPLQALIN; encoded by the coding sequence ATGAGTATTGCATTTTCAGAAATTCAAGAAACTATTCGCATGGTCCAAATGGAAAGCTTAGATATACGAACAGTCACTATGGGGATTAGCCTCAGGGACTGTGCCGATTCCAATTTTGAAAAAATGAACAGTAGAGTTTATGAAAAAATCACTTCCTATGCAGGACACTTGAAAGAAGTTGCAGAGCAGGTGGAAAAAGAATTTGGAATTCCGATCATTAACAAACGAATTTCAATCACTCCTGTTGCTGAAATTTTGGGGAATGCCACTGTAGAAGAAGCTATTACTTTAGCAAAAACGCTGGATCGAGCCGCGCGCGATCTTGGGGTAGATTTTATAGGAGGATATTCGGCCCTTGTTCATAAAGGAACAACAAAAGGAGACCAAACATTGCTTGAGGCGTTACCAGAAGCCTTGGCTGTAACCGAGCGGGTTTGTTCATCCATTTCAGTAGCTACTACAAAAACAGGTATTAATATGGATGCTGTTCGACAGCTTGGTGAAATCATAAAAGAGGCAGCTGAAAAAACAAAGGACCAAAATGGAATTGCATGTGCCAAGCTGGTCGTTTTTTGCAATCCAGTAGAGGATAATCCATTCATGGCGGGGGCTTTCCATGGTTCCGGAGAAGGTGAAGTCGTTCTGAATGTTGGAGTTAGCGGGCCCGGTGTAGTATTAAGTGCGTTAAAACGTTATCCAGATGCCGATTTGGGGCAAGTAGCTGACGTGATTAAAAAAACTGCCTTTAAAATTACTCGTGCAGGCGAACTCATGGGTCGTGTTGTTGCGGAAAGGCTTGATGTTCCTTTTGGGATCATGGACCTCTCCCTCGCACCCACGAATGCTACCAACGATAGTGTAGCTGAGATCCTTGAAGAAATTGGGTTGGAGCGCGTTGGGACTCACGGGACGATTGCAGCTCTTGCGCTCATGAATGATGCCGTTAAAAAAGGTGGTGCCATGGCAAGCTCGTATGTCGGGGGATTAAGTGGAGCCTTCATTCCTGTCAGTGAAGACAATGGAATGATTCAAGGGATTATTGATGAGGCACTCACCCTTTCTAAGCTCGAAGCCATGACCTGCGTTTGCTCCGTGGGATTAGATATGATCGCCCTAACTGGTGAAGTGACAGCCGAAACACTTTCCGCAATCATTGCTGATGAGGCCGCCATTGGGATGATTAATAAAAAGACCACGGCTGTCCGTGTCATTCCTGTGCCTGGCAAAAAAGAGGGTGACATGGTCGAATTTGGTGGTCTTCTGGGCCGTGCTCCTGTCATGGGAGTTAACCCTTATAGCTCAGCTAAAATGATTCATCGCGGAGGACGAATTCCAGCTCCATTGCAAGCATTAATTAATTGA
- a CDS encoding thioesterase family protein: MKHEFGVKVRFSETDALGHVSNISYFIYLEDARIEFFRKLGANLGMGNWHFIVANVSCDFIQQAHFDDHITIESTVSKIGNTSFHIKHELYTDKGLVARGKAVVVYFDFEAQKPIPVPTEFKKALETYVEKESKEV, from the coding sequence ATGAAACACGAATTTGGGGTAAAGGTTAGATTTAGCGAAACAGATGCACTAGGACATGTAAGTAACATCAGCTACTTTATTTACTTGGAGGACGCGCGAATCGAGTTTTTCAGAAAACTCGGAGCTAACCTAGGAATGGGAAATTGGCATTTTATCGTGGCGAACGTATCCTGTGATTTTATTCAGCAAGCGCATTTTGATGACCACATTACAATAGAATCCACTGTTAGCAAAATCGGAAACACCAGCTTTCATATCAAACATGAGCTGTACACTGACAAAGGCCTCGTGGCGAGAGGAAAAGCTGTCGTAGTTTACTTCGATTTTGAAGCACAAAAGCCAATTCCAGTTCCAACCGAATTCAAGAAAGCACTTGAAACCTATGTGGAAAAGGAGTCTAAGGAGGTTTAA
- a CDS encoding NUDIX domain-containing protein, translating into MEGELLKVFDKNRNEIGVASRSEVHQKGLWHETFHCWLVRKDPSGTEIFFQLRSKNKKDWPNLLDITAAGHLLADETVEDGIREVEEELGIPVHFQDLISLGVIQNQVTIGAFLDHEFCHVFLYEGNFKHEDFNLQEEEVSGMFQASFDEFCELWTGGRETLEVEGFVLDKEGVRLSESRVVSQDDFVSQESTYYPELIEKMTKIMGRQ; encoded by the coding sequence ATGGAAGGTGAGCTACTGAAGGTTTTTGATAAAAATAGAAATGAAATAGGAGTTGCATCTAGGTCAGAGGTCCACCAAAAAGGACTTTGGCATGAAACATTTCATTGCTGGCTTGTTCGAAAGGATCCATCGGGGACAGAGATCTTTTTCCAATTAAGAAGCAAGAATAAAAAGGATTGGCCCAATTTATTAGATATTACAGCTGCAGGACACTTACTTGCAGATGAAACGGTAGAAGATGGTATCCGGGAGGTTGAAGAGGAACTGGGAATTCCTGTTCATTTTCAGGATTTGATTTCTTTAGGTGTGATTCAAAATCAAGTAACAATCGGTGCCTTTTTGGATCATGAATTTTGCCATGTTTTTTTATACGAAGGAAATTTTAAGCATGAAGATTTCAATCTTCAAGAAGAGGAAGTTTCCGGAATGTTTCAGGCTTCTTTTGATGAATTTTGTGAACTTTGGACTGGTGGAAGAGAGACGTTAGAAGTGGAAGGCTTTGTGTTGGATAAAGAAGGTGTACGTTTATCGGAGAGTCGTGTGGTTAGCCAGGATGACTTTGTGTCACAAGAAAGTACATACTACCCTGAGCTTATTGAAAAAATGACTAAGATTATGGGGAGGCAGTAA
- a CDS encoding glycosyltransferase family 4 protein, with the protein MKIILATPFFHQNRGNTVTTKRIAHGLHLLGIDNETISITQPLISLPQGDLYHGFNAYRFYQFFKNHKERIHQYVVTLTGTDLNHDLYDPIRRHEVIECLSRAEAIHVFHHSAKKDLVIEIPHVEDKIHVIPQSADIFQIDKVNRYKKSSEFIFLLPAGIRKIKNIPEAISMLEKVHHTHPNMKLWLVGPVLEEDEEKIVQKLVHDNNWIHYFGEFPHEKMGELYKEADVVLNTSLTEGQPAALLEAMGMGKPVIASSNQGNESIIKSNWNGLIYHDQQQFIGHCEKLIQDSSLRETLGSVAKAYIEEHHSLEDEAKAFLEVYQKVLKQPCGGEKK; encoded by the coding sequence ATGAAGATCATATTAGCCACCCCATTTTTCCATCAGAATCGGGGAAATACAGTAACCACGAAAAGAATAGCCCATGGACTTCATTTATTAGGAATTGATAATGAAACCATTTCCATTACACAGCCCCTTATATCTCTACCTCAAGGGGACCTTTACCACGGCTTCAACGCCTATCGTTTTTATCAATTTTTCAAAAATCACAAAGAGCGCATCCATCAATATGTGGTTACCTTGACAGGCACTGATTTAAATCACGATCTTTACGATCCAATACGTAGACATGAAGTCATTGAGTGCCTTTCTAGAGCAGAGGCTATTCACGTTTTCCATCATTCTGCTAAGAAGGATCTTGTTATAGAAATCCCTCATGTTGAGGATAAGATTCACGTCATTCCACAAAGTGCTGATATCTTTCAGATTGATAAGGTAAATCGTTATAAAAAATCAAGCGAGTTTATTTTCCTTCTTCCTGCCGGGATTCGTAAAATAAAAAATATACCGGAAGCCATTTCCATGCTTGAAAAAGTTCATCACACACATCCTAATATGAAACTGTGGTTAGTAGGACCTGTTTTGGAAGAGGACGAAGAAAAAATAGTCCAGAAATTAGTTCACGACAACAACTGGATTCATTATTTCGGTGAATTTCCTCATGAAAAAATGGGGGAGTTATATAAGGAAGCTGATGTAGTGCTCAACACTTCTCTAACAGAAGGTCAGCCTGCTGCACTCTTGGAAGCAATGGGAATGGGAAAGCCTGTAATAGCTTCCTCAAACCAAGGAAATGAAAGTATTATTAAGAGTAATTGGAATGGATTAATATATCATGACCAACAGCAATTTATCGGCCATTGTGAAAAGTTGATTCAAGACTCTTCTTTGAGAGAGACATTAGGCTCTGTGGCAAAAGCATATATTGAAGAGCATCATTCACTGGAAGACGAAGCCAAGGCTTTTCTTGAAGTATATCAAAAAGTGTTGAAACAACCCTGTGGAGGCGAAAAAAAATGA
- a CDS encoding TetR/AcrR family transcriptional regulator, whose translation MKERMLQTCIQLFEEKGFSETSIQDIVEAEGVTKGTFYYYFSSKEEVLMTIHRLYIDTLLEQQAVILSNPSLTNGEKLRQLIGMLVSNIAPHGDSARVFFRELRHLSAEHLEEVRPKRDRVRKGMQKVIEAGVSAGEFRSDLDPSIVTLGILGACNWTYQWFNPYGRVSADEVADTYMKMIGEGIEE comes from the coding sequence ATGAAAGAGAGAATGCTGCAAACATGTATCCAGTTATTTGAGGAAAAAGGCTTCAGTGAAACATCGATTCAAGACATTGTCGAGGCCGAGGGTGTCACGAAGGGAACTTTTTACTATTACTTTTCCAGTAAGGAAGAGGTCCTAATGACCATCCATCGTCTCTACATTGATACATTGTTGGAGCAGCAGGCTGTCATTTTATCCAATCCCTCTTTAACGAACGGAGAAAAATTGCGTCAGTTAATAGGAATGCTTGTTAGTAACATCGCTCCACACGGGGATAGCGCCCGTGTCTTCTTCCGAGAGCTCCGCCATTTATCGGCGGAGCATCTTGAAGAAGTACGTCCTAAGCGGGATCGGGTTCGCAAGGGTATGCAGAAAGTTATTGAAGCGGGCGTTTCTGCTGGTGAGTTTCGTTCAGACTTAGATCCCAGCATTGTCACCTTAGGTATCTTAGGAGCATGTAATTGGACGTATCAATGGTTCAATCCTTATGGTAGAGTGTCTGCTGATGAGGTGGCTGACACGTATATGAAGATGATCGGAGAAGGGATTGAAGAGTGA
- a CDS encoding 3-hydroxyacyl-CoA dehydrogenase family protein — protein sequence MTNINQIAVIGAGSMGHQIAMLSALGGFETTLQDINEEALTKARQQLEGHMTNWVSKGKISEEAKNAAFSRLTMTTSIEEAARKADMVIEAVVEKLDVKREVFKYLDAIAPEHAILATNSSTIVNSKLAEVTKRPDKICNMHFFFPPLVMDCVEVVKSEQTSQETVETAMAVCEQMNRTAVLLEKEIYGFIANRILFALSKEAMFLYENGYADFKDIDTIVKKALRHPIGPFELADLSGIDVGYYANLQLYQETGNPEDLPSKLIEEKVKAGDLGRKTGKGWYDYTKDGVTS from the coding sequence ATGACAAATATTAACCAAATCGCTGTCATTGGCGCAGGATCGATGGGCCACCAGATTGCCATGCTCAGTGCATTAGGTGGATTCGAGACCACACTACAAGACATTAATGAAGAAGCTTTAACAAAAGCGAGGCAACAACTAGAAGGTCACATGACCAATTGGGTATCAAAAGGAAAAATTTCGGAAGAAGCAAAAAACGCAGCCTTCAGTCGACTCACCATGACAACTAGTATAGAAGAAGCGGCTAGAAAAGCAGATATGGTTATTGAAGCGGTAGTTGAAAAACTTGATGTAAAACGTGAGGTTTTTAAATACTTAGATGCCATTGCTCCTGAACATGCTATTTTAGCAACGAACAGTTCAACGATCGTCAATTCGAAGTTAGCAGAGGTCACCAAAAGACCGGATAAAATCTGCAATATGCATTTCTTTTTCCCTCCACTAGTGATGGATTGTGTGGAGGTCGTGAAAAGTGAGCAGACCTCCCAAGAGACAGTAGAAACAGCCATGGCTGTATGTGAACAAATGAATCGGACCGCTGTTCTATTAGAAAAAGAAATCTATGGATTCATCGCTAATCGAATCCTTTTTGCCCTTTCCAAAGAGGCGATGTTTTTATATGAAAACGGATATGCTGATTTTAAGGATATTGACACCATTGTAAAAAAAGCACTACGACATCCTATTGGTCCATTTGAATTGGCTGATCTATCTGGTATTGATGTAGGTTATTATGCAAATCTGCAACTCTATCAAGAAACTGGTAATCCAGAAGATTTACCATCTAAGCTGATAGAGGAAAAAGTAAAGGCCGGCGATCTTGGTAGAAAGACAGGAAAAGGCTGGTATGACTACACAAAGGACGGTGTCACTTCATGA
- a CDS encoding polysaccharide deacetylase family protein, whose translation MYDTTDTNVITSSIDPNRKSVILTFDDGPSRVLKPILDILKEEDVPAMFFWQTKLLHPKRPWKRVLEEGHSIGTHTIKHPELTKLSYDAQMKEIALSKEQISQTTGSEVKYFRPPFGRYNEDTLKIVAELGLSTVLWRIAAIDWELKDTPEQIIANVVENLEDGAVILLHELKQTVLVLPELIQEIKKQGYSFKLL comes from the coding sequence GTGTACGATACTACCGACACAAACGTGATCACCTCTTCTATTGATCCAAATAGGAAAAGCGTTATTTTAACCTTTGATGATGGCCCTAGTCGTGTTTTGAAGCCTATTTTAGATATATTGAAGGAAGAGGATGTTCCAGCTATGTTTTTCTGGCAAACAAAACTTTTACATCCAAAGCGACCTTGGAAACGAGTGCTAGAGGAAGGGCATTCCATTGGGACTCACACGATAAAGCACCCAGAATTAACTAAGCTCTCTTATGACGCTCAGATGAAAGAAATTGCGTTAAGCAAGGAGCAGATTTCTCAGACTACAGGCTCCGAAGTGAAATACTTCCGACCTCCGTTTGGTAGATATAACGAGGACACGCTTAAAATTGTCGCTGAACTCGGACTTTCTACTGTTTTATGGAGAATCGCAGCAATTGATTGGGAGTTAAAGGATACTCCAGAACAAATCATTGCCAATGTTGTCGAGAACCTGGAGGACGGTGCAGTCATTCTACTGCATGAGTTGAAGCAAACCGTTCTGGTCCTGCCGGAATTAATCCAGGAAATTAAAAAACAAGGATATTCGTTTAAATTGTTGTAA
- a CDS encoding acyl-CoA dehydrogenase family protein, which translates to MLRTVKGGSFLVDKTSPNDAFFPEDLTDEHLMIKSTAKKFVENEVLAAQEQIENQDFDTVVGLLRKAGDLGLLAHSIPEAYGGLGLDKISKGIVGEQVGGSGSYGVAHSNHTCIATLPITYYGTPEQKSKYLPKLASGEYIGAYCLTEPDAGSDAMSGKTTATLNETGTHYLLNGTKIYITNAIFSDTFIVYAKVDGQHFTAFIVEKDFPGLNLGPEENKMGIKGSSTRSVIFEDCQVPVENVLGDIGKGHLIAFTVLNLGRFNLGFACTGGAKRTLTMTIDHTLQRKQFNQPIANFRASKEKIAKMAARIFASESLHYRTAGLLEEALKGLDGEEDRRKVVAAMSEFALECAACKVYGSETLDYVADESVQLFGGAGFIKDYGVERVYRDSRINRIFEGTNEINRLLLTGQFLKKSLKGELAYERPLMVARERLRREIFHGDLSLEEKVEDIRALYLVLVDAARDKYGLAMENEQEVLMKLSDMAIHLYAAESAVLRLNKLDSSNRDFKYKELLAQTVVEESYSAVSGLVRPLLPDLFELDDPMGDRILKALDGRRFTGGIARNRKIAEMVYERGEY; encoded by the coding sequence ATGTTACGTACAGTTAAAGGAGGGTCTTTTTTAGTTGATAAGACTTCCCCTAATGACGCTTTTTTTCCAGAGGATTTAACCGATGAACATTTAATGATCAAGTCAACGGCCAAGAAGTTTGTGGAAAATGAGGTGCTCGCTGCCCAAGAACAAATTGAAAATCAAGACTTTGACACAGTTGTAGGCTTGCTAAGAAAAGCAGGAGACCTTGGATTACTGGCTCATAGTATTCCAGAAGCCTACGGCGGCCTAGGATTAGACAAAATCAGTAAAGGAATCGTTGGTGAGCAAGTAGGCGGATCGGGAAGCTACGGAGTGGCCCATTCCAATCACACCTGCATCGCCACACTCCCAATCACTTACTACGGTACTCCCGAGCAAAAATCCAAATACTTACCTAAACTCGCAAGTGGCGAATATATCGGAGCCTACTGTCTAACCGAGCCAGATGCTGGATCAGACGCCATGAGCGGCAAAACCACCGCTACCCTAAACGAAACTGGAACCCATTATCTATTGAATGGGACCAAGATCTACATCACCAACGCCATCTTCTCCGACACATTCATCGTCTACGCCAAAGTCGATGGCCAACACTTCACTGCCTTCATCGTAGAAAAAGACTTCCCAGGATTAAACCTCGGTCCAGAAGAAAACAAAATGGGAATCAAAGGCTCCTCCACTCGGTCTGTCATTTTTGAAGACTGCCAGGTCCCAGTTGAAAACGTCCTAGGAGACATTGGGAAAGGCCACCTAATCGCCTTCACCGTCCTCAATCTAGGACGCTTCAACCTAGGATTTGCCTGCACCGGCGGAGCCAAACGAACCCTCACCATGACCATAGACCATACCTTACAAAGAAAACAATTTAACCAACCCATCGCAAATTTCAGGGCTTCCAAGGAAAAAATAGCCAAGATGGCCGCAAGAATTTTTGCATCGGAGTCCTTGCACTATCGGACAGCAGGGTTATTGGAGGAAGCTCTTAAGGGCCTGGATGGGGAAGAGGATCGTCGTAAAGTAGTGGCTGCGATGTCCGAATTTGCATTAGAATGCGCGGCTTGTAAAGTGTATGGCTCTGAAACATTAGATTATGTTGCGGATGAATCTGTACAACTATTTGGAGGAGCCGGATTCATAAAAGATTACGGAGTGGAGCGAGTTTACCGAGATTCCCGCATTAACCGAATTTTTGAAGGAACGAATGAAATTAATCGTCTGCTATTAACAGGTCAATTTTTAAAGAAATCCCTAAAGGGTGAGCTTGCCTATGAGAGGCCATTAATGGTAGCTCGTGAACGCTTGCGTCGGGAGATTTTTCATGGTGACTTGAGTTTAGAGGAGAAAGTGGAGGATATACGAGCATTATATCTTGTCCTTGTGGATGCAGCTCGTGACAAGTACGGATTAGCTATGGAGAACGAGCAAGAAGTGCTTATGAAGCTTTCCGATATGGCCATTCATTTGTATGCAGCCGAATCTGCTGTCTTACGTCTAAACAAGTTGGATTCCAGCAACCGCGACTTTAAATATAAGGAGCTCCTTGCCCAGACTGTGGTTGAAGAATCGTATAGTGCCGTGTCAGGTTTAGTGAGGCCACTGTTACCTGACCTGTTTGAATTGGATGATCCAATGGGGGATCGGATACTCAAAGCACTCGATGGACGACGATTTACAGGAGGCATTGCCCGAAACCGTAAAATCGCAGAGATGGTTTATGAAAGAGGGGAATATTAA
- a CDS encoding phosphotransferase family protein has product MKDTIPVRRGEELDLQLLEKYLREKLPDLPQGQLQVEQFPSGHSNLTYSLSIGPWEAVLRKRPLGPVASKAHDMNREYKILKAIHPYFQIAPMPYLYESDSSITGSEFFVMERRHGVVFDTEYPKEIEETEENGRKISDAMVKNLVKLHSIDYTKTELVDMAKPEGFLERQVHGWIKRYENAKTDDVQRVDQLTQWLKTNIPESPSPTIIHYDFKPNNAMFDPNDLTKMVGLFDWEMTTVGDPLADLGVTLSYWVQGDDPELLKYGFGKPPITTKAGFYSREEFAKKYADMTGADLTNLPFYVTFAYFKLAVIAQQIYFRYKKGQTEDPRFARFNQAVAALVEIASTRS; this is encoded by the coding sequence ATGAAAGACACAATTCCCGTTCGACGAGGAGAGGAACTTGACCTCCAACTTTTAGAAAAATATTTACGGGAAAAGTTGCCGGACCTGCCACAAGGACAATTACAGGTTGAGCAGTTCCCATCGGGACATTCCAATTTAACCTACTCTTTATCAATTGGTCCATGGGAAGCGGTCCTTAGAAAACGTCCTCTTGGACCAGTAGCATCAAAAGCTCATGATATGAACAGAGAATATAAAATTCTAAAAGCGATCCATCCCTATTTTCAAATAGCACCGATGCCTTATCTTTATGAATCAGACTCATCCATTACCGGTAGTGAATTTTTCGTGATGGAAAGACGGCATGGAGTAGTTTTTGATACAGAATATCCAAAAGAAATCGAAGAAACAGAAGAAAATGGGCGTAAGATTTCGGATGCCATGGTAAAAAATCTAGTCAAACTCCACTCTATTGATTATACAAAAACAGAGCTTGTCGATATGGCGAAGCCAGAAGGGTTTCTTGAGAGACAGGTCCATGGCTGGATCAAGCGTTATGAAAATGCCAAAACCGATGATGTTCAAAGAGTGGATCAACTTACCCAATGGTTAAAAACGAATATTCCTGAATCACCAAGCCCAACGATCATTCATTACGATTTCAAACCGAATAACGCGATGTTTGATCCGAATGATCTCACCAAAATGGTTGGACTTTTCGATTGGGAAATGACAACAGTTGGAGATCCACTCGCAGACCTTGGTGTCACTCTTAGCTATTGGGTGCAGGGCGATGACCCTGAACTATTAAAATATGGATTCGGAAAGCCGCCAATCACAACCAAAGCTGGCTTTTACTCAAGAGAGGAATTTGCAAAAAAATACGCGGATATGACAGGAGCGGACTTAACGAATCTCCCGTTCTATGTCACTTTCGCCTACTTTAAATTAGCTGTCATTGCCCAGCAAATTTATTTCCGATACAAAAAAGGACAGACGGAGGACCCGCGATTTGCAAGATTTAACCAAGCTGTTGCAGCCTTAGTTGAAATTGCCAGCACACGCTCCTAA
- a CDS encoding ACT domain-containing protein codes for MENRAIVSVVGKDQVGIIAKVTAVLAENQVNIMDISQTILQDFFTMMMLIDLPEHESIHKLHEQFAPVEKEMGLKISIQLEDIFKAMHRV; via the coding sequence ATGGAAAACAGAGCCATCGTAAGTGTGGTTGGAAAAGACCAAGTAGGGATTATTGCAAAAGTAACAGCAGTGTTAGCAGAGAATCAAGTGAATATTATGGATATCAGTCAAACAATTCTGCAAGATTTTTTTACTATGATGATGCTCATCGATTTACCTGAACACGAAAGCATTCATAAATTGCATGAGCAATTTGCCCCTGTTGAGAAAGAGATGGGTTTGAAAATCAGCATTCAACTCGAAGATATTTTCAAAGCTATGCATCGTGTTTAA
- a CDS encoding hemolysin III family protein — MADTHTYTKTEELANAITHGIGALLSIAALTILVIYSSIYGSTWHVVSFTIFGVTMVLLYFSSTLVHSFPEGRVKDLFEIFDHSLIYFFIAGTYTPFLFIIIKGWVGWTLFGVVWALAIGGTIFKAFFVKKFLFMSTILYIIMGWLIVFGWNQISSNLHPNGLTLLITGGLLYTFGAVFYVWRGFKFHHAVWHLFVLAGTATHFFAILLYLLPWE; from the coding sequence ATGGCTGACACCCACACATACACTAAAACAGAGGAGCTCGCCAACGCTATCACACACGGAATCGGCGCTCTATTGAGTATTGCTGCTCTTACTATTTTAGTCATTTACTCTTCCATTTATGGATCGACCTGGCATGTCGTAAGCTTCACCATCTTTGGGGTCACCATGGTACTATTATACTTTTCCTCCACTTTGGTACACAGTTTTCCTGAAGGAAGAGTAAAGGATTTATTTGAAATATTTGATCACTCCCTCATCTACTTTTTTATCGCAGGAACCTACACACCATTTCTTTTCATCATCATAAAAGGATGGGTAGGCTGGACTTTGTTTGGAGTTGTTTGGGCACTTGCGATTGGTGGTACGATTTTCAAAGCGTTCTTTGTCAAAAAGTTCTTATTCATGTCGACCATACTTTATATTATCATGGGATGGTTGATTGTATTCGGTTGGAACCAGATATCGTCAAATTTACATCCGAATGGACTGACACTTTTGATCACTGGAGGTTTACTATACACATTCGGTGCTGTCTTCTATGTGTGGAGAGGATTTAAATTCCATCATGCAGTATGGCATTTATTTGTCCTTGCAGGTACAGCAACTCACTTTTTTGCCATTTTGTTGTATTTGTTGCCGTGGGAATAA
- a CDS encoding enoyl-CoA hydratase, whose product MSTKKVTLKKERGIGIIVIDNPPLNVMGRQVQEELSEIVEQIKDDNEVVCVILVTAGEKAFIAGADIKEFPAMMGNPNMQEYVMGMHNLLHEIDDLPKPTIAVLDGLTYGGGCELALAFDMRVAEEQTTIALPEIKLGLFPGGGGTQRLPRLIGEARSKEMMFTGEPISAEKAEQIGLVNHVVPTGKGLEAAFQIADRIVDKSLQALSRIKTAVDEGLELPLREGIKREAQLFEEVFQTKDIAEGVSAFIEKRKPKFTHQ is encoded by the coding sequence ATGAGCACAAAAAAGGTTACCTTAAAAAAAGAGCGTGGGATTGGCATTATTGTAATCGATAATCCTCCACTAAATGTAATGGGTCGCCAGGTTCAGGAAGAGCTTTCCGAAATCGTCGAGCAAATCAAAGACGATAACGAAGTGGTCTGTGTCATCCTTGTTACGGCAGGTGAAAAAGCCTTCATTGCTGGTGCGGATATCAAAGAGTTCCCTGCTATGATGGGAAATCCGAACATGCAAGAGTATGTCATGGGAATGCACAATCTTTTGCATGAAATTGATGACCTGCCAAAACCGACTATTGCTGTCCTAGACGGACTCACTTACGGAGGAGGCTGCGAGCTAGCCTTGGCATTCGACATGAGGGTCGCAGAAGAGCAGACAACCATTGCCTTACCTGAAATCAAACTTGGACTTTTTCCAGGTGGAGGGGGAACCCAGCGCCTTCCTAGATTGATAGGTGAGGCACGATCCAAAGAGATGATGTTCACTGGAGAACCTATTTCAGCAGAAAAGGCGGAGCAAATTGGATTGGTAAACCACGTAGTACCAACAGGAAAAGGACTAGAAGCGGCATTCCAGATTGCAGATAGAATCGTAGATAAATCCCTACAAGCATTATCGCGAATCAAAACAGCAGTAGACGAGGGCTTAGAGCTTCCACTTAGAGAAGGAATAAAAAGAGAAGCCCAACTTTTTGAAGAAGTTTTTCAAACAAAGGATATTGCAGAGGGCGTTTCAGCTTTCATTGAAAAGAGAAAACCGAAATTCACACATCAATAA